The following DNA comes from Myxococcales bacterium.
GAGGAGCGTGTCGGCGCTCTCCACCGCCAGGGCTGTCACCCAAGGCTCTGGCAGCTCCGCCACCAAGCGCGCGCTTCCCCCGGAGGTGGGCAGCGCATACACACGGCCCGGATCCCCCGTACCGAAGAAGGCTGTATTGCCATCGAGGGATAGCGCACTGGCCCAGACGAACCCTGCGTCCACGTCGTGGCGTTGCGCCTCGAACCCTGGCTCGACCTGGCCCGGCGGCGCCACGATCGTGCCCTTCGCTTCACCTTCCTCGAAGTGCGCGGGTGTGGTTTGAAGAAAGACCGGGGCGGCAAAAGCCGCGGAATCGCGCACGAAGTGCAGACCTGCAAGGGTCAGAACCACGGCGAAGGCACCAAGAGACGTGTGTCGATTCGGCGTCATTTTCCCCCGGAAGCATACACGTCTGCGTTCACGGGCACGAAATCGGCAGCATGTAGGTGGGCGAATTTTCGAGCCTTTTTAGGCACTTGGCCCAGCGCTCGCACCTAGTTACTCAGTTTTGCACGAGGAGAAACGTGTCGGAAACGCAAGCCAGGTACCTTGAGTCCCAGGTTTGAACACAAAGCCACCAAAGACTTTCTGACCGATGACAAGGAGAAATCACATGCGACGGTTTTTACTACCTGCTGCGCTGCTCGCCGTCATGGTGGGCACGGCCCGCGCAGACGAAGCAGCGCCCGCCTCTGCGGCACTCGATGACGTGAACACCCTGTGGACCTGTTTGGCCGCGTTCCTGGTGTTCTTCATGCAAGCGGGCTTCGCCCTCGTGGAAACCGGCATGACCCGCGCGAAAAACGCGGTGAACATCATCATGAAGAACCTGATGGACTTCTCCATCGGATCGATCGTCTTCTGGGTCGTGGGCTTCGGGCTCATGTTCGGGCTGACGAACGGCTTCTTCGGCACGAACGGCTTCTTCTTCGACCCCACGAACGTGGGCGCGGACGGGAAGACGCTGGCAGAAGCCAAGGGCATCACCGAGTCGTTCGGCTGGGCCTTTTTCATTTTCCAGACGGTGTTTGCGGCCACGGCGGCCACCATCGTGTCGGGCGCGATGGCCGAGCGCACGAAGTTCAAGTCTTACCTTGCGTACACGGTCGCCATCACCGCTATCGTGTATCCCGTCTTCGGCAGCTGGACGTGGGGCGGGCTGTTCTTGGGTAAGGGCTGGCTGGAGAAGCCAGACGGTGGGCTGTTGAGCAGCCTGGGTCTGCCTGCGTTCATCGACTTCGCCGGTTCTACGGTTGTCCACTCCATCGGTGGCTGGGCGGCTTTGGCGGGCGCGATTGTGCTCGGCCCGCGCATCGGGAAGTTCAAGGACGGCAAGTCGATGCCCATGCCCGGACACAACTTGCCCCTCACGGCCTTGGGCGTTTTCATCTTGTGGCTCGGTTGGTTCGGGTTCAACCCCGGTAGCACGACAGCAGTGGGAGGCGGGTCGTTCGCGGTGATCGCGATGACCACCAACATCGCCGCAGCCGGCGGCTCCATCACCGCGATGGTGACAGCTTGGCTCCTCTTCAAGAAGCCGGACGCGTCCTTCACGCTCAACGGCGCACTGGCTGGCCTCGTGGCCATCACGGCTGGTTGCGCAAACCTGTCCGTACCCTACGCTCTGCTCACCGGCCTCATTGCTGGTGTCCTGGTCGTCTTCGCAGCTCTCTTCTTCGAGAAGCTCAAGGTTGACGACCCCGTCGGTGCGGTCTCCGTTCACGGTGTCAACGGCGCTTGGGGCACGCTCGCTACCGGCCTGTTCGCGAAGGAAGGCGGCTTGTTCACGGGCGGCGGCTTCGCTCAGACCTCCACCCAGCTCATCGGCATGCTGGCGGCCTTCGTGTGGTCGTTCGGCGCAAGCTTCCTGCTCTTCAAGGCGGTCAAGGCTGTCATGGGTCTGCGGGTCAGCCCTGAGGAGGAGATCGAGGGTCTCGACGTCACCGAGCACGGCATGGAAGCCTACCCCGAGTTCCCCAGCGCGTCGGGCCACGCCACGATGGTCGTGACCGACGCGAGGGAGGCCTCCGTGGGCTCCTTGGCAAGCAAGCCCGCGCTGGCCGAGTAACGCAGGCAGCGTAGAAACAAGGCGGGGGATCGCTTCGGCGGTCCCCCGTTTTGCGTTTGGGGGGCGTCACAAAACGTGAAACGGGCCCGGTCCTTTCGCATCCAATGCTCCGCCATGACCATGAAACTCTTCTTCGCCCCGGGAGCCTGCTCCCTGTCCCCCCACATCGTGGCCCGCGAGGCCGGCCTGGCTTTCGAGCCGGTCAAGGTAGACCTTCGCAAGAAGGAGACCGCCGACGGACGCGACTTCCGCACGATCAACCCCAAGGGGTACGTGCCCGCCCTGGAGCTGGCCCCCGGCCAGGTGCTGACGGAGGGGCCTGCCATCGTGCAGTACCTGGCCGACCAGGCCCCCGAGGCGGGTTTGGCGCCCGCGGCCGGCAGCTTCGCACGCTACCAACTGATGTCCATGCTGACCTTCGTGGGCACCGAGATCCACAAGCAATTCTCCCCGCTCTTCAACCCTGCGACGCCGGAAGCCACCCGAACCATGGCGCTCGAGCGTTTGTCGGGACGCTACGCGCTCGTGAACCAGGAGCTCGAAGCGGGGCCCTACCTGACGGGGCAAACCTTTAGCGTGGCCGACGCTTATCTCTTTGCGGTGAGCCGCTGGATGCCCATGTTCAAGCTGGACCGAAGCCAATGGCCGGCGCTTGCCGCCTGGTTCGACCGCGTGGCCAGCCGTCCCGCCGTGAAGCAAGCGCTCGAGACCGAGGGGATCACGGCCTGAACCAAACCGCCTGGCACACGACCTAGGGCCCGCGGCGCACAAGCCGAATCACGTGGCGCCCGGGCACGTTCCGTATTATGCCGGTCGGGCGTATGACCACCTCGATGGCTTCCACGTCGCGGGCTCCGACCGGCGCTCCCGCCGCTGCCAAACCGCAGCGGAATCTCTGGGTGCTGGCCCTGTTCATTCTGGGCCCCTTGCTCTTCGGGGCGGTGCTCGTGGGGTTGCGGACCCGCTCGGGCGACATGGCGCTGCGCATTCGCATTACCCGGGCCCTCAACGAGGGGGGCGGCGCACCTGTGGATATGAGCCATCTGCCCGCGTTCACGTGGACGTCGATGCAGGTGTTGCCCCCCCGCGCCCCGGCCGCTGCGCAGCGTTTGGCAGGCCTGCCGTTTTATGCGCGCTGGGTGGTAGGGCTCGAGCGACGGGACGACGTCAGCGTATTGGCGTTCAAGCTCGGCGATGACTTCCGTGCCCACGTGGTGGTGCCGCGCGACAAAGGTGACTTCGTGCCGGCCGCCCGGGCGCAACCCTACACGCACGATGACGCCTTCTTCGAGGTGAAGCGGACGGCCGAGGGCTTTGCGCTTTCGCCTGCGCCCCGCCCCGCCTTGCAAGCCGCCCCGGTGCCCACGCCGTGACCGGGCCGCGCCAGGGGGCCCGGGCGCTCGCCGAGTGGCTGGTCCTGGGCGCGCTCGTGGGGGGCCTCTGTGGGGCAGCTTCGGCCCTCTTTCTATTTCTGCTCGACGAGGCCACGGCGTTGCGCGAGGCCCACCCGGCGATCGTGTACACGCTGCCCGTGGCGGGGCTGGCCATCGGGTGGCTCTACGCGCGCTACGGCAAGTCGATCAGAGCTGGCAACAACCTGGTGATCGACACGATCCACGACGAAGGCCCGCGGCTTCCCGTCCGGATGGCGCCCATGGTGTTGGTGGGTACGGTGCTGACGCATCTATTCGGCGGCAGCGCGGGACGTGAAGGCACGGCCGTGCAAATGGGAGCCAGCCTGGCCGATACCCTTGCGCACAAGCTCTCGCTGCGGCCCAACCTGCGGCGCCATGTGCTGGCGGCCGGCGTGGCCGGCGGCTTCGGCTCGGTGTTCGGCACGCCAATCGCGGGGGTGGTGTTCGGGCTCGAGGTCGTGGTTCTGGGTCAGCTTGCCTACGGAGCCCTTCTGCCGGCGCTCGTGGCGTCGGTCGTGGGGGACATGACCACGCGCGCCCTGGGGATCGTGCACACGCCCTACCCCCTCTTGTCCTACGTGCCGCTGTCGCCGCTGCTGCTCGCAAAATGGGCGGTGTTCGCGGCCGCCGTGGCGCTCACCACGCTGACCTTCATCGAGCTCACGCAGGCGCTCAAGCGCTGGACGGAGCGCCAGTGCCCCTCTTTGCCTGTGCGCATGGCCCTGGGCGGTCTGGCGCTGGTGCTTCTGTGGCAGCTCGTGGGTACGAACGACTATCTGGGGCTCGGCATACCGATGATCGTGAAGGCCTTCAGCGAAACGGGCGTGCCCGACATGGCCTTCTTCTTGAAGCTGATATTCACGGCCCTCACGCTCAGTGTGGGTTTTTTGGGGGGCGAGGTGACGCCGCTTTTCTTCGTGGGCGCTTGTTTGGGCAGCACCTTGGCAGAGCCTTTGGGGTTGCCCCGGCCCCTGGCAGCAGGCGTGGGCCTGGCGGCGGTGTTCGCCGCGGCCTCGAACACCCCCTTGGCGCTGGCGGTGATGGCGGTCGAACTGATGGGCGGCGCAGCCTTTCCCCACGTGGCGATCGTCTGCGTGATGGCCTACCTGCTGACGGGGCACCGCTCGATTTACCCTTCGCAAAGGCTCGTTCATGCGAAGTGGGGCGCACGCCTGCCCACCGTGCGCCGCCTGCGCGACGTGGCGGCAGAGACGAACCCGACCAAGAGCGCGCACGAGGACGTAGAGCCCTCCTGAACTTCAGGAGCCCTGGCACACCGCCTCAGGGTGCGGGAAGGGACGCCTCGGCCGTGGGGGCGCCTTTTCCGGGGCTCTGAATGCGATCGTTGCGCCAGACGTGCAGCTTGGCGTAGCCGTCCCACGCGATGCTGACGAGGTCGAGATCGCCGTCGCCATCCAGATCCACCGCGCGTGCGCCCAGGTGACTCTCTTTGCCCTCGTCCACCACGTGCGGAGCGAACCCGCGCGCGCGCCCGAGGTTGCGCCACACGGTCACACGCTGGGCGCCGCGGTGTTCACCGGTGATCACGTCGAGGTGGCCGTCGGCGTCCATGTCCGCCACGTCGAGCGCGTTGGTGCTGCCCTGAAGCGCGATCGGGGTGCGCGTCCAGGGCCCTTTCGCGGGCTCTTTCGGGTTTCTGAACCAGGATGTGGAGGCCCCCTGCGCCGCGCCGTTTTCCACGGAGACCACCAGATCCGGGCGCGCATCACCGTCGAGATCCGCCAGCACCAAGCGATCGGCCCAACCTTCGACCTCGCCCAGCGGCGCTTTTTGCCAGGGCCCCGCCGTGACCTTGCCCGGGCCCGGGTTGCGCCACCACGCAAGCTCGTTGCCCTTCGGCCCACCGGCCGCCGCCACATCCACCCAACCGTCACCATCGACATCGGCCGCGGCGATCCCGTCTTCGGTGGTTTCATCGCCGGTGATGCGAAACGAGGGCCAGGGCTCCGCGAGGGAGGC
Coding sequences within:
- a CDS encoding ammonium transporter, whose protein sequence is MVGTARADEAAPASAALDDVNTLWTCLAAFLVFFMQAGFALVETGMTRAKNAVNIIMKNLMDFSIGSIVFWVVGFGLMFGLTNGFFGTNGFFFDPTNVGADGKTLAEAKGITESFGWAFFIFQTVFAATAATIVSGAMAERTKFKSYLAYTVAITAIVYPVFGSWTWGGLFLGKGWLEKPDGGLLSSLGLPAFIDFAGSTVVHSIGGWAALAGAIVLGPRIGKFKDGKSMPMPGHNLPLTALGVFILWLGWFGFNPGSTTAVGGGSFAVIAMTTNIAAAGGSITAMVTAWLLFKKPDASFTLNGALAGLVAITAGCANLSVPYALLTGLIAGVLVVFAALFFEKLKVDDPVGAVSVHGVNGAWGTLATGLFAKEGGLFTGGGFAQTSTQLIGMLAAFVWSFGASFLLFKAVKAVMGLRVSPEEEIEGLDVTEHGMEAYPEFPSASGHATMVVTDAREASVGSLASKPALAE
- the gstA gene encoding glutathione transferase GstA, which produces MKLFFAPGACSLSPHIVAREAGLAFEPVKVDLRKKETADGRDFRTINPKGYVPALELAPGQVLTEGPAIVQYLADQAPEAGLAPAAGSFARYQLMSMLTFVGTEIHKQFSPLFNPATPEATRTMALERLSGRYALVNQELEAGPYLTGQTFSVADAYLFAVSRWMPMFKLDRSQWPALAAWFDRVASRPAVKQALETEGITA
- a CDS encoding chloride channel protein, whose product is MTGPRQGARALAEWLVLGALVGGLCGAASALFLFLLDEATALREAHPAIVYTLPVAGLAIGWLYARYGKSIRAGNNLVIDTIHDEGPRLPVRMAPMVLVGTVLTHLFGGSAGREGTAVQMGASLADTLAHKLSLRPNLRRHVLAAGVAGGFGSVFGTPIAGVVFGLEVVVLGQLAYGALLPALVASVVGDMTTRALGIVHTPYPLLSYVPLSPLLLAKWAVFAAAVALTTLTFIELTQALKRWTERQCPSLPVRMALGGLALVLLWQLVGTNDYLGLGIPMIVKAFSETGVPDMAFFLKLIFTALTLSVGFLGGEVTPLFFVGACLGSTLAEPLGLPRPLAAGVGLAAVFAAASNTPLALAVMAVELMGGAAFPHVAIVCVMAYLLTGHRSIYPSQRLVHAKWGARLPTVRRLRDVAAETNPTKSAHEDVEPS